Proteins from one Plasmodium cynomolgi strain B DNA, chromosome 10, whole genome shotgun sequence genomic window:
- a CDS encoding hypothetical protein (putative): MKKNDKVKEILKRPAKLQVTQEELNKVEHSQGNDQYNTWFGRYVLDKFDKGSSGSSSSGAQQRFVARFKCKPDTDSGYTKADKNLTSKQLFCIYFARGCCAYGHNCLYRHRIPNENDELQFEQTIDIFGREKFSTFKEDMSGVGNFNSECRTLFIGGIHIDTFEQVHLIEQILYDEFSNFGPIDYVRYVPFKNIAFVQYSYRVNAEFAK; encoded by the coding sequence atgaagaaaaacgataAGGTAAAAGAAATCCTGAAGAGGCCAGCCAAATTGCAAGTAACCCAAGAGGAGCTAAACAAAGTGGAACACTCACAAGGGAATGACCAGTACAACACCTGGTTCGGAAGGTACGTGCTGGATAAGTTCGACAAAGGTAGCAGTGGTAGCAGTAGCAGTGGTGCACAACAACGCTTTGTGGCAAGGTTCAAATGTAAACCAGACACAGACTCAGGATACACAAAGGCAGATAAAAATTTGACAAGCAAACAACTTTTTTGCATCTACTTTGCAAGAGGTTGTTGTGCTTACGGACATAACTGCCTCTACAGACACCGAATTCCaaacgaaaatgatgagTTACAGTTTGAACAAACCATCGATATTTTTGGACGAGAAAAATTCAGCACCTTTAAGGAAGACATGAGTGGGGTGGGTAATTTTAACAGTGAGTGCAGAACTCTCTTTATTGGAGGTATTCACATTGATACCTTCGAGCAAGTTCACTTAATCGAACAGATTCTATATGATGAATTTAGCAACTTTGGACCCATTGACTATGTAAGGTATGtgccttttaaaaatattgcattCGTTCAATATTCCTACAGAGTGAATGCTGAGTTTGCCAAG
- a CDS encoding hypothetical protein (putative) produces the protein MGLMENRPRGEKNIKIKKQTSIKIKKQNNQSNRMKKDNSDEQKRESPPGKTHIEKYHANPFTNSKEDYYNEKTLRIICSILLCKNIKRVDCVVLDLLFNFL, from the exons atggggttaATGGAAAACCGCccgaggggggaaaaaaatataaaaataaaaaaacaaacaagcaTCAAAAttaagaagcaaaataacCAA TCAAACCGAATGAAGAAAGACAATAGCGATgaacagaaaagggaaagcccCCCAGGAAAGACGCACATAGAAAAGTATCACGCAAACCCATTCACAAACTCGAAAGAAGATTACTACAATGAAAAAACTTTGAGAATAATTTGTTCCATACtgttgtgtaaaaatataaaaagggtAGATTGTGTAGTGTTAGATttattgtttaattttttataa